The following proteins are encoded in a genomic region of Prochlorococcus marinus XMU1408:
- a CDS encoding pentapeptide repeat-containing protein has product MIKSFILFLSSTLFFFYSLPAFAALDYGKQSLIGADFSNTDLQGATFYLSDLQDADFSGSDLQGASFFDAKLENANLSNTNMKDVTMDAAILNGSNLSNSVLEGAFAYNAKFENVIIDGADFTDVLIANDVKKKLCSIADGINSVTNKKTSETLDC; this is encoded by the coding sequence ATGATTAAAAGCTTTATTCTTTTTTTAAGCTCAACTCTATTCTTCTTTTATTCTCTCCCAGCTTTTGCTGCTTTAGATTATGGAAAGCAAAGCTTGATAGGTGCTGACTTCTCTAATACTGATTTACAAGGGGCGACCTTTTATTTAAGTGATCTTCAAGATGCTGATTTTTCTGGCAGTGATTTGCAAGGAGCTAGCTTTTTTGATGCAAAACTTGAAAACGCAAATTTAAGTAATACAAATATGAAAGATGTAACAATGGATGCGGCAATCCTAAATGGATCAAATCTTTCAAATAGCGTATTGGAAGGTGCTTTTGCTTATAATGCTAAATTTGAAAATGTTATTATTGACGGTGCTGATTTTACTGATGTATTGATTGCAAATGATGTTAAAAAAAAGCTATGTAGTATTGCTGATGGTATCAATAGTGTTACTAATAAAAAAACAAGCGAAACATTAGATTGTTAG
- a CDS encoding ArnT family glycosyltransferase — protein MRLKKSNNQSKYIFWILVILIWIISTLVDRIWWNFYSNTPSWDQADYLNSALDHARALSFIGEAGSLDFRSVLDKSPKIPPLASIFNGAVIAFAGDAPHEAAWSLSFWNGFFIFNIASWGLYLRGQKFAFFAVLISVCSPFLFHLRTDYVLELPLISAVTFYLFHLGRWSDNHRGAKWTQLIVASIACASSLLIKQSALLVIIPSFLFIFILSFKRDRTFRFQILCLLFINFLAILPWFYHNWIMILSGTYRAVFESAAIEGDPSIFELKSIFWYFPYLKNQFGSIIFFFGLSGLVFILLTYIRSFKTPIKFEDLLNNNYYYKWTWILFNLFTSWTFTTFIPNKDERYIASVIPLIILLLALGFCKWSDWLDSYFRFNGLLLIAPLSFIFSDAFTKFNSLEGQKNKYYPVKQIVSIVKSGQDKYKKETIIVVPSTPDVNQHNVSYIGRMKGGNILGRQLGQSLLHIDPVLKYSNWIILAEGDQGSVSSNSLALDKSIRDSYLFKKVRQFDRKEGGSFSLWKRSERSNNPIEFHNRFIKLANVMDQGPLGIKLIFDEIAIEHMLDGHFKYQNIVRDKALSELSFNPKNIESLWTLSLLEILSNRPYEADIYLKDLEILLPNNPWPSAYRSVVNLVSWNPWKASFIAEKANIKHQNYILKALSDISAICSGSFWRLTSTFESVNSAAKNIERVLKPTPK, from the coding sequence ATGCGTCTTAAGAAAAGTAATAATCAATCTAAATATATTTTTTGGATTTTAGTTATATTAATATGGATTATATCTACTTTAGTTGATCGAATTTGGTGGAATTTTTATAGTAATACTCCTTCCTGGGATCAAGCTGATTATCTTAATAGCGCACTTGATCATGCACGCGCACTTTCTTTTATCGGCGAAGCTGGATCTCTTGACTTTAGATCTGTTCTAGATAAGTCTCCAAAGATTCCTCCTTTAGCCTCAATTTTTAATGGAGCAGTTATTGCTTTTGCAGGTGATGCTCCTCATGAGGCTGCATGGTCTTTAAGTTTTTGGAATGGTTTTTTTATTTTCAATATTGCTTCATGGGGACTTTATCTAAGAGGACAAAAGTTCGCATTTTTCGCTGTTCTTATTAGTGTTTGCTCTCCTTTCTTATTTCATCTAAGAACTGATTATGTATTGGAGTTGCCTCTGATTTCTGCTGTTACTTTTTATTTGTTTCACTTAGGTAGATGGAGCGATAATCATAGGGGAGCTAAATGGACGCAATTGATAGTTGCTTCAATAGCATGTGCTTCGTCTTTACTAATAAAGCAGAGTGCATTATTAGTTATTATTCCTTCTTTTTTATTTATTTTTATTCTTTCTTTCAAAAGAGATAGAACATTTAGATTTCAAATTTTATGCTTATTGTTTATTAATTTCTTAGCTATTTTACCTTGGTTTTATCATAATTGGATAATGATATTAAGTGGGACCTATAGAGCTGTTTTTGAATCAGCAGCTATTGAAGGTGACCCTTCCATCTTTGAGTTAAAAAGTATTTTTTGGTACTTCCCATATTTGAAAAATCAGTTTGGTAGTATTATTTTCTTTTTTGGCTTATCTGGATTAGTATTTATTCTTTTAACTTATATAAGATCTTTTAAAACTCCAATAAAATTCGAAGATTTATTAAATAATAATTATTATTATAAATGGACTTGGATCCTATTTAATTTATTTACTAGCTGGACTTTTACAACTTTTATACCTAACAAGGATGAGAGGTATATAGCTTCTGTGATTCCATTAATTATATTATTACTAGCTCTCGGTTTTTGTAAGTGGAGTGATTGGCTAGATTCTTACTTTAGATTTAATGGCTTATTATTAATTGCACCTTTAAGCTTCATTTTTTCCGATGCTTTCACTAAGTTTAACTCATTAGAAGGGCAGAAAAATAAATACTATCCTGTTAAACAAATTGTTTCCATTGTTAAATCAGGTCAAGATAAATATAAAAAAGAAACTATTATTGTTGTTCCAAGCACACCTGATGTTAATCAGCATAATGTAAGTTATATAGGTAGAATGAAAGGGGGAAATATTTTAGGTAGACAACTTGGACAATCTCTTTTGCATATAGACCCAGTATTAAAATATTCTAACTGGATTATTTTGGCTGAAGGAGATCAAGGCTCTGTTTCTAGTAATTCTCTGGCTCTCGATAAATCGATTAGAGATAGTTATCTTTTTAAAAAAGTTCGACAATTTGATAGAAAAGAAGGAGGGAGCTTTTCTTTATGGAAAAGAAGTGAAAGATCAAATAATCCCATTGAATTCCATAATAGATTTATTAAACTTGCCAATGTAATGGATCAAGGTCCATTAGGCATTAAATTGATTTTTGATGAAATAGCTATAGAACATATGCTTGATGGCCACTTTAAATATCAAAATATAGTTAGAGATAAAGCCTTGTCAGAATTGAGTTTTAATCCTAAAAATATTGAATCTTTATGGACATTATCTCTTTTGGAGATATTATCAAATAGGCCTTATGAAGCTGATATTTATTTAAAGGATTTGGAAATATTGTTACCAAATAATCCATGGCCAAGTGCATACAGAAGTGTTGTTAATTTAGTGTCATGGAATCCTTGGAAGGCATCATTTATTGCTGAAAAAGCTAACATTAAACATCAGAATTACATTCTAAAGGCCCTCAGTGATATTAGTGCAATTTGTAGTGGATCCTTTTGGCGATTGACTTCTACTTTTGAAAGTGTTAACTCAGCCGCAAAAAATATAGAACGAGTTTTAAAACCCACTCCAAAATAG
- a CDS encoding GMC oxidoreductase, protein MIDKPYEVIIIGSGATGGMAALTMAKAGVRVLVVERGPELEIKQANGTAACNMIRRLTGIANGKYQSQTQHPGFWKSNPLLYADKKSNPYTYPQKSPFMWTQGNQVGGRSLTWGGITLRLCNEDFEVSKEKEYSLKWPINYKDLESHYTEIERFLKVYGNRDELEQLPCGEYIGSIPFTESEKQFASNIKEKLNLPFIHSRGFGPNEDKTKWPKFSSLGSTLKEAISLGKVEILSNHVADKLVLNKDRKSAKSVIVINQTTGERSELDSKLIILCSSTIQTLRFLLSSEEKNSSNGLIDPSQSLGMNLMDHISTCRFFTVPVERNSKKLSDKKDHQRLSGAGSFFIPIGRNRSIKNNFVGGYGIWGGIDRFEPPEFLKRSKNTKMGFLIGHGEVLPNKKNKVTLSTETDRNGVSIPHISVAWRENEKNMVIEMNRVIELIINSGNGTTLPIDEILNIPFVKRILDKSVAIKNDAPPPGYYIHEVGGAPMGNNKEKSVVDNWNRLWECGNVLVVDGACWPTSSWQSPTLTMMAITKRACEKAIINFKG, encoded by the coding sequence ATGATCGACAAGCCATATGAAGTCATAATTATTGGTTCTGGAGCAACCGGAGGTATGGCTGCTCTAACGATGGCTAAGGCTGGTGTAAGAGTATTGGTAGTAGAGAGAGGGCCTGAACTTGAAATTAAGCAGGCAAACGGAACAGCAGCTTGCAATATGATTCGAAGACTTACAGGCATTGCGAATGGAAAGTATCAAAGTCAAACTCAGCATCCAGGCTTTTGGAAATCAAACCCATTATTGTATGCAGACAAAAAGTCCAATCCCTATACATATCCTCAAAAGAGTCCATTTATGTGGACCCAAGGCAATCAAGTAGGGGGAAGAAGTCTGACCTGGGGTGGAATAACTTTAAGATTATGTAATGAAGATTTTGAAGTATCAAAGGAAAAAGAATATAGCCTAAAATGGCCTATTAATTATAAAGATCTTGAGTCTCATTATACGGAAATCGAGAGATTCCTAAAAGTTTATGGTAATAGAGATGAGTTAGAGCAACTACCTTGTGGTGAATATATTGGTAGTATTCCTTTTACAGAAAGTGAAAAACAATTTGCCTCCAATATAAAAGAGAAATTAAATCTTCCTTTCATACATTCAAGAGGTTTTGGGCCTAATGAAGACAAAACGAAATGGCCCAAATTTAGTAGCCTAGGCAGTACATTAAAAGAAGCCATTAGCTTAGGAAAAGTAGAAATATTGTCTAATCATGTTGCAGATAAATTAGTACTCAATAAAGATAGAAAATCAGCAAAAAGTGTTATTGTTATTAATCAGACAACAGGAGAAAGAAGTGAACTAGATAGCAAATTAATTATACTGTGTTCATCGACAATCCAAACACTTAGATTTTTACTAAGTTCCGAAGAAAAAAATAGTTCTAATGGACTTATTGATCCCTCTCAATCTTTGGGAATGAACTTAATGGACCATATCTCAACCTGTAGATTTTTCACTGTCCCAGTCGAGCGAAATTCGAAGAAATTATCAGATAAAAAGGATCATCAACGTTTATCAGGTGCTGGAAGTTTCTTTATCCCTATCGGTAGAAATCGATCAATTAAAAATAATTTTGTAGGCGGATATGGAATCTGGGGAGGGATCGATCGATTTGAGCCACCAGAGTTTTTAAAAAGGTCTAAAAATACAAAGATGGGATTCCTTATCGGTCATGGAGAAGTCTTACCTAATAAGAAAAACAAAGTGACCTTGTCAACAGAAACAGACAGAAATGGTGTTTCTATCCCTCACATATCAGTTGCTTGGCGTGAAAATGAAAAAAATATGGTCATAGAAATGAACAGAGTTATTGAACTTATTATCAATAGTGGTAATGGAACTACTCTTCCTATTGATGAAATCCTAAACATTCCGTTCGTTAAACGAATACTAGACAAATCTGTTGCAATTAAAAATGATGCTCCTCCGCCTGGATACTACATTCATGAAGTAGGTGGCGCACCAATGGGAAATAATAAAGAAAAAAGCGTAGTGGACAATTGGAATCGTTTATGGGAATGCGGAAATGTATTAGTAGTAGATGGAGCTTGCTGGCCGACTTCCTCTTGGCAGAGCCCAACACTAACAATGATGGCCATAACCAAAAGAGCTTGCGAAAAGGCAATTATCAACTTTAAAGGTTAA